In Vicia villosa cultivar HV-30 ecotype Madison, WI unplaced genomic scaffold, Vvil1.0 ctg.004453F_1_1, whole genome shotgun sequence, a genomic segment contains:
- the LOC131642070 gene encoding vacuolar fusion protein MON1 homolog, which yields MASPQPNEPAPEETDIPITTSTEPGSDITWVRTGSEQDMDLPSSPSSSGYAGEGGGSTSATTGSLIEIEHDDEIEQEQMRIQNQIDEISISETNTSWIPGKRHQDEDDGSISWRKRKKHFFILSNSGKPIYSRYGDEHKLAGFSATLQAIVSFVENGGDSVKLVRAGKHQVVFLVKGPIYLVCISSTEEPYESLRGQLELIYGQMLVILTKSINKCFEKNSKFDMTPLLGGTDTVFSSLIHSFSWNPATFLHAYTCLPLSYATRQAAGAVLQDTADSGVLFATLMCRHKVISLVGAQKASLHPDDMLLLANFVMSSESFRTSESFSPVCLPRYNPSAFLYAYIHYFDDDTYLMLLTTNSDAFYHLKDSRLRIEMVLLKSNVLSEVQRSLLDGGMHVEDLPPIPQSGTSHLGQHTPPSDSPERFKEVNHVIGGPAGLWHFIYRSIYLDQYVSSEFSSSMSTRQQQKRLYRAYEKLFTSMHDKGIGPHKTQFRRDENYVLLCWVTPDFELYAAFDPLADKALAIKTCNRVCQWIKDVENEIFLLGASPFSW from the exons ATGGCATCACCACAACCCAACGAACCAGCCCCAGAAGAAACAGATATACCTATAACAACTTCAACCGAACCCGGTTCAGACATCACCTGGGTAAGAACCGGTTCAGAGCAAGATATGGATCTCCCTTCAAGCCCTAGTAGCAGCGGCTACGCCGGCGAAGGAGGCGGCAGCACTAGCGCCACCACCGGTTCCTTAATCGAGATTGAACATGACGATGAAATTGAACAAGAGCAAATGAGGATTCAGAATCAAATCGATGAAATCTCAATCTCTGAAACTAACACCTCTTGGATTCCCGGAAAACGACACCAGGATGAG GATGATGGTTCTATATCATGGAGAAAAAGGAAGAAACATTTCTTCATTCTTAGCAATTCTGGAAAACCTATATATTCTAG GTATGGAGATGAACACAAGCTTGCAGGATTTTCAGCAACTTTGCAAGCAATCGTTTCCTTTGTTGAAAACGG GGGTGATTCTGTCAAATTAGTGAGAGCTGGAAAGCATCAG GTGGTTTTTCTTGTGAAAGGACCAATTTACTTGGTCTGCATTAGCTCCACAGAAGAACCTTACGAGTCGTTAAGAGGGCAGTTGGAATTAATTTATGGCCAG ATGCTTGTTATATTAACAAAATCGATAAACAAATGTTTTGAGAAGAATTCGAAGTTCGATATGACACCCTTACTTGGTGGAACAGACACGGTCTTCTCGTCGTTAATCCACTCTTTCAGTTG GAACCCGGCTACATTTCTTCATGCCTATACTTGTCTTCCCCTTTCTTATGCAACAAGGCAAGCCGCCGGTGCTGTCTTGCAAGACACTGCTGATTCTGGTGTTTTGTTTGCAACACTGATGTGCAGGCACAAG GTGATCAGTCTTGTTGGTGCTCAGAAAGCTTCCCTTCATCCAGATGATATGCTGCTGCTGGCCAACTTTGTTATGTCATCAGAATCTTTCAG GACGTCAGAATCATTTTCTCCAGTTTGCTTGCCAAGATATAATCCTTCGGCGTTTCTGTATGCTTATATCCATTATTTTGAT GATGACACATACTTGATGTTGCTAACCACTAATTCAGATGCATTTTATCATCTTAAAGATAGCCG GCTTCGTATTGAAATGGTCCTTTTGAAGTCAAATGTTCTTAGTGAAGTTCAGAGATCCTTGCTAGATGGAGGAATGCATGTTGAGGATCTACCACCAATACCTCAATCCGGAACATCTCATTTGGGCCAGCACACGCCTCCATCAGATTCTCCTGAAAGATTTAAGGAAGTTAATCATGTCATTGGGGGTCCTGCTGGATTGTGGCATTTCATTTACCGCAGTATATACCTGGATCAATATGTCTCTTCAGAATTTTCATCATCAATGAGTACTCGGCAACAGCAGAAAAG ATTATATAGAGCTTACGAGAAACTTTTTACGTCAATGCACGATAAAGGAATCGGACCGCACAAAACTCAATTTAGAAGAGATGAAAACTATG TTCTTTTATGTTGGGTGACACCGGATTTTGAGCTTTATGCAGCCTTTGATCCCCTTGCAGACAAG GCCTTGGCAATAAAGACGTGCAACCGTGTTTGTCAATGGATAAAAGACGtggaaaatgaaatatttttgctAGGAGCTAGCCCCTTTTCATGGTGA